TCTAACAGTTGAATTAGCAAAGTTCGAGAAGAACTTCGGGAGCAGATCTCCTCGATTAAATCTGTTGACCCTTATTTCAAcgtttctttaaaaatcattcaaGTCGGAGGTAGAGAGGACTCAAATGTATATGTGCGCATGAAAACTCGTGCAGCTAATGAGGTATGAGTGAAGGCGGAGAAGGGTCTCCTAAAATGATTGAAATGCGTAGGGACGAGTTATTAAAAGCGCACTGGTTTTAAAAGTTCACCCTAACACTCATGTACAATCTGGCGTTAGTTGGCGCGATGGatgattttttggtttttcgATAATGTTAGAAGGTAGATGATGCTTGGGTGGactatttaaatatttgcaATTCTcttattcattaaattcattttctttcttttacatCTCCTTCAATTAAATCCATGCATTATTTTCTAACTGTTTAGGCTGGAATCTCCTGTGAGCATGTGAATTTTCCTGAAGATATTACAGAATACGACTTGCTGCTTGCCATCAAAGGCTTCAACGAGGACCCTACTGTCCACGGTATTATTGTACAGTTACCTCTGCCTGCTCACATCAATGAGCAGATTATTACAGAAGCCGTCGCTCCCGAGAAAGACGTTGATGGTTTTTGTGAAACTAATTTGGGAAAATTGACCAAGCGCGAAGGTCAACCCTTGTTTACCGCATGCACCCCAAAAGGTATTATGTgcattttaaaacattacGGGATTAATGTCCAAGGAAAGCATGCTGTTGTCATAGGCCGTAGCAACATTGTTGGTCGTCCAATGTCCATACTTTTGGAAAAGGCAAATGCCACAGTTACTTTATGTCATTCAAAGACGGAATCTATTGCTGATATTGTTAGGACAGCTGATATTGTCGTTGCTGCCATTGGTATTCCTCATTTCGTCAAGGCTGACTGGTTGAAAAAGGGCGTTGTCGCTATTGATGTTGGTATCAACTCTATTCCAGATGCCACCAAGAAGTCTGGTTACCGTCTTACCGGCGATATTGACTTTGAAAATGCCAAGGAGGTCGCCAGCGCAATCACACCTGTCCCTGGTTCTGTTGGTCCTATGACCGTAGCCATGTTGCTGCAAAACGTGGTTGAATCAGCTGTTCGCTTTCGCAAAATGTCTCGCAAGCGTAAACCAACTCTTCTTCCTTTAAAGCTTCAGACCCCTGTTCCTAGTGATATTGAGATTGCGCGTTCACAAACCCCTAAAAATATTGGTGACTTGGCTTCCGAAATTGGTATCGCAAAATCTGAATTAGAATTTTATGGATCCCATAAAGCCAAGGTCAACCTTGAAATTCTTCAACGTCTGGCTCATCGTCGCGACGGCCACTACGTTGTAGTTACTGGTATCACTCCTACTCCATTCGGCGAGGGTAAAAGTACACTTACTGCAGGACTCGTTCAAGCGCTTTCAAACTTGGACAAGCTTGCTATTGCATGTGTTCGTCAACCCTCTCAAGGCCCCACATTTGGAATTAAAGGTGGTGCTGCCGGAGGTGGTTATTCTCAATTCATCCCTATGGAGGAGTTCAATCTTCATTTAACTGGTGACATTCATGCAATTACAGCAGCTACCAACTTGCTTGCTGCTGCCATCGATACCCGTATGTTCCATGAAAACACACAATCCGATGCCGCTTTGTATAAACGTTTGACTTTGGTTAAGGGAAACAAACGAGAGTTTGCACCCGTCATGTTCCGTCGCTTGAAAAAGCTTGGCATTGATAAAACTAATCCTGAAGAATTAACCGAAGAAgagcaaagaaaatttgctaGGCTGGATATTGAACCTTCAACTATTTCATGGAATCGTACTTTGGATGTTAACGATCGCTTTCTTCGTAAAATTACTATTGGAGAGAATCCTACGGAAAAGGGTTTCACTCGCCAAACCGGTTTTGATCTTTCTGTCGCTAGCGAATGTATGTCTGTCTTGGCCTTGGCTACTGACTTGAAAGATATGCGTGAGCGATTAGGCCGCATGGTTGTTGCCAGCAACAAATCTGGTGAACCTGTTACCGCTGATGATTTAGGAGTTGGTGGTGCCTTGACAGTCTTGCTCAAAGACGCAATTAAACCAACACTTATGCAAACGTTGGAGGGTACTCCTGCTCTTGTTCATGCTGGCCCTTTTGCAAATATCAGTATTGGTGCCTCTTCCATTCTGGCTGATCGCATTGCCCTCAAATTAGCGGGTACCGAAGTGGATGAGGATGCTAAGAAAGAAGCTGGATATGTTGTAACTGAGGCAGGATTCGCTTCCGATATCGGAATGGAAAAGTTCTTTAATATCAAGTGTCGTACTTCAGGTTTAAAGCCTGATGCCATTGTTATCGTTGCAACTGTTCAAGCATTGAAGTTACACGGCGGCGGTCCTCCTGTTGGACCTGGTAAACCTATCCCTGAGGTTTATAAGCGCGAAGACGTTGATTTGGTTCGTAAAGGATGCGCTAATCTGGCTAAGCACATTAGTAATGCACGTAAGTACGGTTTACCCGTTGTGGTTGCAATCAATAAGTTTTCTTCCGATTCTCCTAATGAAATTAGTGCCATTCGTGAAGAAGCCCTTGCTGCCGGTGCAACTGATGCTGTAGACTCTAACCACTGGGCCGAAGGTGGTAAAGGAGCTCTAGGTGTTGCACGTGCTTTGATAAATGCTTGCGAGAATGTGGATTCTGAATTCCGCCTCCTTTACGATGTACACGAGCCCATCGAAAAGAAGATTGAAATTATTGCGAAAGAAATGTATGGTGCTGACGGCATTGAATTGAGTCCCTTGGCTAAAGAACGTCTTGAAACGTTTACTAAACAAGGATACAACAACTTACCCATTTGCATTGCCAAAACACAATACAGTTTATCGCACGACCCAGATCTAAAAGGTGCCCCTACTAATTTTACCGTGCCAATTCGTGATATGCGTTTGAGTGCTGGTGCTGGATTCATTTATCCTTTAGCAGCAGCCATATCTACTATTCCTGGATTACCTACCAAGCCAGCCTATTACAATATTGATATCGCAGAAAATGGTGATATTGTTGGGCTGTCTTAATTCGCCAATGCCTGTCTCTATCAACCCCTTTTGCTTTGTTCTGAGAACAAGGCAATGGAAAACAGTTGTTCAACCAATAGTTTTCTTgtttctttcaaatatctactattaaaatttaagcTCAGAATGATCGACATATACAACTCTAGCAAGTGCCGTATATGCCTATATTTTCAGGCCCATATTTAGTATTAGCAATGTTAGCATAATTTGCTAGTTCATTGCATGATACTTATCCTTTTTGGAGTAAAAAACGTTAAAAAACTGTTGCTTCTTTGACAATCGTATAGAATTCCTGTTTTAACTTTCATACTGTTCAACCTAATGAAATAAACCGATCATACcatatgatttttttcttgatgGTTTAGTTGAAAACTGAACGTGTAATTTAACTATTTGAAATACAGTCGGAGAAGTTTGATTCAACTTATGAAAGTGAAATTTTTCAGAAGTAAATATTTCTCTCTTTAGCAGTAATCTATTGATCGTAGGCATCATTATCGCTATACGAAATATATCATAGTGcaagaaaatataagatattaaaaaaaaaaagatatattTCTAAACTGGGAAACGTTATTATACTTAAAacactaaaaaaattgtggAATAAGTAACAACCGCTAGTAAGATGCATGTATCATAAAAAGCGAAACACTAGCATTTAAGCCTTCTTATCATTGATAGCAAGCAACTCAACATCGCTATATAggttaaaaataaatcacgAAAAATGTACATTTGTACTTACAAAAGAAGAGTGCTGTTAGGAGGAATCAATCCAGGGAAACCACGTGGGCCATAGCCATAATCAGGAGTGATAGTAAGCTTAGCTTTCTCACCCAAACTCATTTTGGGTACTCCTTCGTCCCATCCGCGAATTAATTGACCAACGCCAATAGTGCAAACAAATGGGGATCCACGGTCAACAGATGAATCAAACTTTTTACCATTGGTTAAAGTACCTATCCCACGGTTATGTCAGCAATGAAATATTCGTTTTGGAAAGGAGAAAACAACacaatataaaaattgatttgcTAGAATAATTCGTCGTAGATTTCACATACCGGTATAATGCATGGTGATTCTAAATGGTGTTAGTAACTGCATTTAGAATAAAATTGTAAGCAAATTCACTATAGACCCTAAGAAAAGGAGAAGCAAAGCTCCTTTGGTAACAAAGAGTTAAAGTGAAATCACACATTAAATACATACCTGTCACCAGGTTTGGGAAAGTCTTGACCATTTCCggacttttttaaaggttaGAATTTGTATGAAAGGAATAATGTAGAGACAAGGACATCAGGAATGTGACAAATTAAGGAAATGCAAATCAGTGGTGAACCGACTAACACGGATGAATTGTTTACAAACATAACCAGAGAAGATATTTGTAgattcaaaagaaattaccgattttttcaacactTACAGAAATAACTTGCTTTTCGACACCCATATTTAACAgatttcaaataaaataagtGGTTGGTTAATGAGCAAACCCGAAAGTAGTAATGGAAGATGTATATGGAATAACTTGCCCAGTTTACCGCATTCTTTCATTCTGTGATGTAAACTCGTTATGCACTTCTCTATCCGGTTTACCGATTAGTAAACTGAAAATTCCTTACTTATCGCTATACCATGTACTCTAGTATTATTCATTCTGCATACTATAACTTCTTAGAGTGGGTTTAACAATATATCAAAATACACCATCTGACTTTATTCTAGTCGCACTTACATTAGTTATTACATTCAAGTagtataataataattgcTTTGTCTTATTCGTATAAGAAAACAGCATATTGTAACGAAGCACACACCACAGTTTACTGTTTTCTTAAGTAAATACTGAGCTATGTAGCTGGTTTGAAGCTTGTTTACCACTTTTCGTTGATAATCACTAttcaataaacaataaGAACTATAAACCTTTATTgagaaaatagaaaaaagaagtattcttaaaaacaaagattaAAATAAGGCGCACCGAATATATTCGAACAGTAAGTTATTTGACACATGTAGCTCTCATAGCagtatttaataatttgcTTGTAATCGTATCAATCATCCCgaaattcaaaagaaatagGATTGTAAATTACGGACActcaataataaaatttttatataatacGATGGAATAGAATGAGCAGCACAATTGTTTAACTTAAGTACTGAGTAAATATATGGACTCTTAATGTAACAAATGAGGGTAAACGCACAATTTAAAGcatattttctaattttattgaaacggattttgatgaaagctaataaataactttataaatcttttttagtTGAACTGGCGATCTAGTGGTTAATGAAAGGCTGGGAcattcaattaaatttcaGTTAAACTTATTGTCAGaacgaaaaataaattgttcATCGTAAGAGAGTTATAAGATagatttacttttatttccGAAAACACTTAGTACATGCTGTGAAATTAGCATGGAGGATGAACAGAATGGCAATAACCGAGTACCATAAATCATACTTCTCGTAAAAGTATGGTTTGTTTGATTCAATCTTTATTATACAGTATCCTAATCAAAAAGCTCTCAAATATAGTTTGGGTGTCTGTAAGAAAAGCATATTTCACTTCATATTGTTTTGGTATACCTATATACTAAATAGAAAATCAATGCATttaccaatttttttagctcGACAAGAAGAATCAATAGTCAGAATAGAGTGTTGAAATTGTGAAAACTTCGTTAATACGCAAACAATATCATATGAAACGAgcattaaaattttaatgcTGCTTAAACAGATAATTACAGAATAGCAACAGTGAATCTTTTCACTAGTATGACTTTATTGTCTTTTGTACGTTCAGTCCCAGTGGTCGTCCACTTATTGGAAAGGAGCTTTAAATATGAAAACAATATTCCCTTCATTTGAACATTATATGATTTTGGTAATCCcatttcaaattctttaaacGGTTTCTAAAACATGCAATTCATTACCATTGATTATGGCTATGAGATGTTATAACGCAATTGTTAAAACCAAATATTCACTATTTTAATTCTAAGATCACTTCTCATTTagtttaaagaaaaacaagcaAGGATTTTCACACTGAAGGGTTacttcatttaataaaattgtaaatattcttttacaACTGGATCGAGCTAGAAGATTCAGAACTTTTATATGCAGCCtccattattttttctactGCCAAAACTTGATCAGATTTGATAGGAAACTCGttagctttttttaagatttcCTCAAAAACCGCATCGTAGAAGTCCCGGTAATTTCCCTGAACAGTAGGAACCGTAATTTTAGTTGGTTCAGGCAAAGCTTTCACGTCAGCATCCAAAGGAACAGTCCATAAGTTTCCATAGAGCTCAAATCTATCAGTTCCAAATCCATGATCGTTAGGCTTCATTCCTGAATGTAATTGTGACTCTTGTGGGTCAAACccaaatttcataaaagaACCACGAGTGCCCTTAATACAGAATCGCATTTCACAGCCGCATGACACATTAGTAGAAGACAGAATTACGTTGATTGGAAGTTTGTTTCCTTTAGCAGGGTAATGAAGAATAATACGAAAATAATCTTCCACCTCCAAAGGAGGAATTTGACGTTGAGCTTCCAGCTTGGCAGTAACAGAGTAAGGCGTGCCAAACAAGGAGACTGCTTGATCAATTAAATGTGAGCCTATCCCGTACACCATTCCGTTCCCGGGTCTAGGTTCATCTTTCCAACTTCCAGATTTTCGACCCAGACGGTATCGATCAAAGTGAGATTCGAATTCAACAACTTGACCAAGTCTTCCGCtttctattatttttttagcaGTCAGAAAATCACCATCCCACCGAcgattttgataaattgcCAGTAGTAGGCTTTTTGATTCGGCAAGTTCATAGAGCTCTTTGGCTTCCTCATAGGTAGGAGTAAACGGCTTTTCACAAACCACATGCTTACCAGCGttcaaagctttttttacaatttcaGAATGAACATTGGGAGGTAGGGAAACTACGACCAACTCAATATTGACGTCGGCTAATAATTCATCCAAGTTTGTATAAACCAAAATATTGGGATATGCAGAGCGTGCTTTGGATTGTGTAACTGTTGCCCTACGTTCTAAACATgcataaatttcaaattttgaaggtAAAGCTTCAAGGAATGggaaatgaaaaacaaaagctgACACACCAGTTCCAAGCACTGCAGTCTTAATCGGAGGCATAGTTTAACTTAATCAAAGTAATGATTTGTAAGCTGTAGAATacagaaatttttttaatacgAGAAAATATCGAACCGCTAAAGGAAGAATTTTACTAACGACAGTGTAAGCATATGATCAGATATTAATAATCggtaattataaaattttaaccGAATGAAGGGATCCATTTATCAAACATAATCATCATTTAGCTAAACATATGCTAAAATGCATTCATGTGAATacttgaaagaaaatgtttgaaATCAGTCTATTTTACGAACTTTGATTTTAGACATACCAGTTAcgcttttttattataacaAGAAAGCAGTAAgatttcaattaaaaattcaagtaataaaaaactgATTTTTGCTAATCAATCTGGAAAAGGTTACAGAGTCAAAGTGGATGAAATAAactaaatttaaaagtagtTTGTTTTCGACAGCTCGATTACCTAACAAAGATCGCTTATTAGCATgtcattaaaatattaaacacTATAACGATCATTAGGTTGAGCTTGTTAACCATAGTTATCATAGCTTTTGCTTTGTAATTAATATCATGCCAATATTTCCTCTTATAAAAACGGGAATTTTCGAACAAATAATGTACATACTATGGGATAAACAGTCATCTACTcaaagatatttttataacatTGAGCTTTAGCGTAGTTGATGCCTAAGATCAAACAAAGTAATGACTTATGGGAATTTTGAGGAAGTAAACATTTGAAGTATCTGTTTAAGTGCTTCTTctaaaattctttattgCCTGCCTTCTTTCAGAATACAAAGTATCGCCTTAACAATTCACTTCGGTTTTACTATTTGAATGGTGTTCGCTTAGATGagcttaaaaattttatagagtttattaatttaaggCCTTTACTGCGTATGAAGatagtttttctttttcttttttttttttaagctaaTGGCATCAGTTTATATTTCTGAGCCAACTTACtacccttttttttaaagtaattagtgaaaatttaaaatatcattcaTGAATTCACATGCTAAAATAGCGAATACATATGCCTTATTTTATCTACTAAGAAGCTTTCAAAGTTCTTAACTCAAACATTTCAGTATTCCTTATTATCACGTTTTAAGAATTTCCCtccttttttatatatcaTTTAACAACATTTGTTACACATACAAGATCATAACTTCATGCAGTAGCTGTGTGTAAACACTAGTATATTAATAtataattcatttatttgtttgtgGTCTActaaagataaaataaaataagaataaacataagaaatattaataagCCAAACCAAATAATCACAAAAAATACGTATATAGGCGTTTTATAAATATCTGCGTTTTGCTGGAATAATAGTTATGAAACTAATGAACGGAATTCAACTAAACATACTCTACAGCACCAATTAAATTCACTATCGATACGAACTTCTTTCTTCGGGATTTCCTTAAAATCACTTAACATCAATTGTCAAACTTATTAACAAACTGAAGCAATACTTGATATTGACcaaattaatattattctcgtactttttaattgagtacaaaaaataaagttgCCATTGTTTGTtgaatatacaaaaaatggaaaagaaataaataatactTTAATAACATGAGTTCCAATGTATTATTGAAATTCCATGCGattaacttttttactaatataCAGAATAACTCCACCTATCTGGGATCGTATGGAAGTATAGTTGCTTATACTTAGTtccattaaatttaaaattttttaaacaagaaatttttttattaagaaCAGGTTTCTATTTACCAACGAAATAGGCTTGACTTACTAGTTTCAGATTAACATTTGCTCATGATTAAGACAATACGCAAACGCATATACCGAAATCATCGCAATTCACTATAATAAAAGCAAACTGCACTGCCGAACGCTATTCAGAGGCAAGAATAATCATGCATCTGTCCAAcgatttatatttattcacTTAAAAACATATGTCTTTAATCACTAAGTACGTCTTGTAGTTGacatattttctttctaatcttttgcttttcatcTACAATCGTTCTACAGCTTTATATCCACTCTCACTTTATCATTCCTGAATGAATTCACTAATTGATCAATAaccactttttttctttactttaGTTAGCTTAcgaaacattatttttgttcaaAAGTTTGTATTTAATTTGGTCATATCATCATGCTGCAAGTGCTTCGTGTTTCAGCTCcttgttttgcttttgttgATACTATAGGAAGCATTGGAGTTTGCAGGGTAGTTCGCTTTACCACATTTCATAATACACCTATTGAAGTATACAACAAGAAAGTTAATGACGGCGTATGGAAACGTGACCCGTATCAAGAAACAGCGGTTAAAGCAATCAACCGTTTGTATACCGAATTGGAATCGTATACACAACCTCCAATAACGCAAGATAGTATGCCAGCTGAAAAGGGATCAATCCTATCTTGGATATCCCccttaaagaaaatgttttctAGGAAGAAGTCTCCCACTCTAACTTCTTCTTTACCTGTACCGGGTATGCCTAAAGGTATATATCTATATGGTGATGTGGGCTGTGGTAAAACCGCTTTGATGGATCTATTTTATCACAACTTACCACCCAATGTTACTCGTTCTCAGCGCATTCATTTCCATGCATTTATGATGCAAGTTCATCGCACTTCACATGATTTGCAAGATCGTTATGGGTTTGAGATTGATTTTATAGATCATATTGCATCCGGAATAGCAAAAGAAACAACAGTGCTATGTTTTGACGAATTACAGGTAACCGATGTCGCGGACGCTCTTTTACTACGCAGACTCTTTGAGGCCCTTATGAAGTATGGTGTTGTTATCTTTATTACTTCTAATAGGGCTCCTTCTGatttgtataaaaatgGAATACAAAGAGAGAGCTTCATTCCTTGCATTAAACTTTTGGAACATCGTCTTCAAGTAATTTGTTTGGACAGTCCAAACGATTACCGACGCCTAAAATCTAAAACAGAAGATACATATCTTTATCCTGCTAATAGCCCAGAAGTTAAGAAAGCCTTGGAAAATTGGTTTCTTTGCTACGCTGATGAGAAAGATCCTGCTCACCAAGACGAAGTTGAAGTATTTGGGAGAAAGATAATCGTTCCAAAAGCAAGTGGCAACGTTGCATGGTTCACCTTTGAACAATTATGTGGAGAACCGAAAAGCGCTGCCGACTATCTTTCATTGGCAAGCCGTTACCATGTTTTCATCGTTTCAGACATTCCCAAATTGAGTATCGAGTCGAAAGACCTTATCCATAGGTTCATTACATTTATTGATGCCCTTTATGACACCCATGGAAAACTCATCTTATCATCTGAAGTTCCAGTTCAAGAAATATATCCGACAGCACCTTCTGAAGTACTTTCCTCTACGGCTGATCCTGCTGCCAAGGGGAAAATTGAATCTCACTATCATGGAGCATTTGGTGGGATTGAAGAGGTATTTACCTTCACGCGTTGCTTGAGTAGACTTTcagaaatgaaaaaacaatcCTGGATTCATTCTCCTTAATACAAAGGTGATTCCTTTATAATGAGATTATATATCATGatgtattatttttaaaaaaatattttgaaagatgGCTATGAgtaatttctaattttttagtgGTTGGGCTGTTACAGATCATTCCAGTTTCTCCTATCATTCAGCTTtagtaaagtaaaaattggAAGAATTTAATTACAAACCCTTATTAATACAACTCCCATTGTCACCAAACTATtgatacatttttttctgctcTCATTCTGTTTTCGAATAACGAGGTGTAAGCTAGCTTATTTCCTACTTGTGCAAAGGAAGTAGAAACGTTTCTTCTGTCTCTGCAAGCAAGCAACTTTGTTGCATTATAGAAGCTGAAATGAACCGTATAGGTATCCTCTCAAGGTCTGATGGCTCGAGCGAATGGAAACAAGGTAATGCTATTATCCACGGTATATTAGCCAAGCAAATgccaattaaaaaaaaatgaattttctttatgcTAACATCATTGTAGGTTCTGCTAGGGTTATTTGTGGTGTCAATGGTCCTATTGATGTAAAAATCAGGGACGAAAGGCTTAACAAGGCCACCGTTGAAGTTTTGGTTCAACCTGTGAGTGGTGTCGCTGAGACTTTGGAAAAGATGATTTCTAGCAGAATTGTTGGTATCCTAGAAGATGCAATATTTCTAAACACATATCCAAGAACACTTATACAAGTGTCAATTCAGATAATAGAGGAAGATGGCACAGATACATTGGCTGCCGTAATCAATGGTGCGGTACTTGCTTTATTGGACGCAGGTAtctctttaaaatatattccCTGTGCAATAAATTGTCACTGGAAGAACAAAATAACTCAAGATGAACCTGATGTCGATGGGACAATTAACAAATTGGAGTCTATTATTACTATTTGTTATTCAATTTCCTCAGAACCAGccaaattaatttttctcgAAACAGCTGGCCCCATTCCagaagaagattttttCCGTGTTCTGGAGACAGCACCATTGCATGCCGAGGAAGTTTCtaagaaaatgaaagaattgctttttgaaaCGTACAACGAGAGCGATGGtcatgaaaatgaaaagaacCCCAAAGAGGATGTTGAGATGGATGTGGTTGCAtaagaaaatcaataaagTGCATGTAAAAAGTCCATCTCAAGGACCTTCGTTTCGTATTTACCATTGTACCTGTTAAACGACTATACCTTTGAACAATATCTTTGGCTGttcatttttatacttAGATTTTATATTACTTGGGCGATATACATTGggttatttttaatttattttagtttATTACTAATTGAGAAACCAGAACCTAAACAATCCTACTACATTAGAAGGTTTACTGTCATTCTTTCAATTCACTAGCAATTA
This region of Schizosaccharomyces pombe strain 972h- genome assembly, chromosome: II genomic DNA includes:
- the fkh1 gene encoding FKBP-type peptidyl-prolyl cis-trans isomerase Fkh1 — translated: MGVEKQVISSGNGQDFPKPGDRITMHYTGTLTNGKKFDSSVDRGSPFVCTIGVGQLIRGWDEGVPKMSLGEKAKLTITPDYGYGPRGFPGLIPPNSTLLFDVELLAINDKKA
- a CDS encoding gfo/idh/mocA family oxidoreductase, with translation MPPIKTAVLGTGVSAFVFHFPFLEALPSKFEIYACLERRATVTQSKARSAYPNILVYTNLDELLADVNIELVVVSLPPNVHSEIVKKALNAGKHVVCEKPFTPTYEEAKELYELAESKSLLLAIYQNRRWDGDFLTAKKIIESGRLGQVVEFESHFDRYRLGRKSGSWKDEPRPGNGMVYGIGSHLIDQAVSLFGTPYSVTAKLEAQRQIPPLEVEDYFRIILHYPAKGNKLPINVILSSTNVSCGCEMRFCIKGTRGSFMKFGFDPQESQLHSGMKPNDHGFGTDRFELYGNLWTVPLDADVKALPEPTKITVPTVQGNYRDFYDAVFEEILKKANEFPIKSDQVLAVEKIMEAAYKSSESSSSIQL
- the afg1 gene encoding AFG1 family ATPase — its product is MLQVLRVSAPCFAFVDTIGSIGVCRVVRFTTFHNTPIEVYNKKVNDGVWKRDPYQETAVKAINRLYTELESYTQPPITQDSMPAEKGSILSWISPLKKMFSRKKSPTLTSSLPVPGMPKGIYLYGDVGCGKTALMDLFYHNLPPNVTRSQRIHFHAFMMQVHRTSHDLQDRYGFEIDFIDHIASGIAKETTVLCFDELQVTDVADALLLRRLFEALMKYGVVIFITSNRAPSDLYKNGIQRESFIPCIKLLEHRLQVICLDSPNDYRRLKSKTEDTYLYPANSPEVKKALENWFLCYADEKDPAHQDEVEVFGRKIIVPKASGNVAWFTFEQLCGEPKSAADYLSLASRYHVFIVSDIPKLSIESKDLIHRFITFIDALYDTHGKLILSSEVPVQEIYPTAPSEVLSSTADPAAKGKIESHYHGAFGGIEEVFTFTRCLSRLSEMKKQSWIHSP
- the rrp46 gene encoding exosome subunit Rrp46, which encodes MNRIGILSRSDGSSEWKQGSARVICGVNGPIDVKIRDERLNKATVEVLVQPVSGVAETLEKMISSRIVGILEDAIFLNTYPRTLIQVSIQIIEEDGTDTLAAVINGAVLALLDAGISLKYIPCAINCHWKNKITQDEPDVDGTINKLESIITICYSISSEPAKLIFLETAGPIPEEDFFRVLETAPLHAEEVSKKMKELLFETYNESDGHENEKNPKEDVEMDVVA
- the thf1 gene encoding C1-5,6,7,8-tetrahydrofolate (THF) synthase, trifunctional enzyme Thf1, which gives rise to MALLLEGTSLARKVREELREQISSIKSVDPYFNVSLKIIQVGGREDSNVYVRMKTRAANEAGISCEHVNFPEDITEYDLLLAIKGFNEDPTVHGIIVQLPLPAHINEQIITEAVAPEKDVDGFCETNLGKLTKREGQPLFTACTPKGIMCILKHYGINVQGKHAVVIGRSNIVGRPMSILLEKANATVTLCHSKTESIADIVRTADIVVAAIGIPHFVKADWLKKGVVAIDVGINSIPDATKKSGYRLTGDIDFENAKEVASAITPVPGSVGPMTVAMLLQNVVESAVRFRKMSRKRKPTLLPLKLQTPVPSDIEIARSQTPKNIGDLASEIGIAKSELEFYGSHKAKVNLEILQRLAHRRDGHYVVVTGITPTPFGEGKSTLTAGLVQALSNLDKLAIACVRQPSQGPTFGIKGGAAGGGYSQFIPMEEFNLHLTGDIHAITAATNLLAAAIDTRMFHENTQSDAALYKRLTLVKGNKREFAPVMFRRLKKLGIDKTNPEELTEEEQRKFARLDIEPSTISWNRTLDVNDRFLRKITIGENPTEKGFTRQTGFDLSVASECMSVLALATDLKDMRERLGRMVVASNKSGEPVTADDLGVGGALTVLLKDAIKPTLMQTLEGTPALVHAGPFANISIGASSILADRIALKLAGTEVDEDAKKEAGYVVTEAGFASDIGMEKFFNIKCRTSGLKPDAIVIVATVQALKLHGGGPPVGPGKPIPEVYKREDVDLVRKGCANLAKHISNARKYGLPVVVAINKFSSDSPNEISAIREEALAAGATDAVDSNHWAEGGKGALGVARALINACENVDSEFRLLYDVHEPIEKKIEIIAKEMYGADGIELSPLAKERLETFTKQGYNNLPICIAKTQYSLSHDPDLKGAPTNFTVPIRDMRLSAGAGFIYPLAAAISTIPGLPTKPAYYNIDIAENGDIVGLS